A window of Anomalospiza imberbis isolate Cuckoo-Finch-1a 21T00152 chromosome 4, ASM3175350v1, whole genome shotgun sequence contains these coding sequences:
- the DTHD1 gene encoding LOW QUALITY PROTEIN: death domain-containing protein 1 (The sequence of the model RefSeq protein was modified relative to this genomic sequence to represent the inferred CDS: inserted 4 bases in 3 codons; substituted 2 bases at 2 genomic stop codons), with protein MDIAESKITLAGKSGQVLGKISYLNFQARDVLLKSDLDKGSLEEYVLGLTSLAKDLSRSLSQQLENVTEIIQDTCHLLSALHDKHKEXTGSPEYNGVIDYLQKVKEDLIIRILYLQEAENVFYAKSCRQNGDCQNQIGEIASGQTDVCCLEGEATDSVQASSSSSQQFQRTPSLNKTESQNVNQTHTTEIKTVGKXASLAVNKSAQEQDTSRESPMKKEDGEHQFLTVSFREKKECSGKDKLHGGSSVTEKPPELAFQDALTSSEEDILSGTLKDIYDRSITNHFEQEKKEVVKDNLKGLESEDHKLTEKMEDSKMEKNNDIFRNYISIFTSSAQTYDLPDVNPSVSDSEEVQKSRYXMNKEYLVKGSGKNPQEIGCFIKAPATVLENLKCNILNDTSSLVVDDSEELVCNVISIECYDYENLLFPINFAIPLASCFRGNYQELMVKVTDTNLQSNYVTPISLQRYQGNHKESFAEVKIYHLXFFSVLSCLKKETFTVPKVGLLQKLNVDSRISFCYHPEAFSSPAHMQLKIQPIEPSLVSALKARHDLYHLVISTSTLVHVQHPSAQPFNSSVTITLPCPXQPDKKRQGDETEHARVISATVKRVAAAYHPRAVSTSVRKSGDNLSDTLKLLGHGIKEEGWKVFDDVIIQNAQYRLVSFELNEHLERFHEKLIHCPRSTKRIFSDSSEALWDKLLFWLAEELAEDNTSLFALYLPVRRSVLQLVRLKCPDNLTNQIYELLCCWKKTLPKSADKQQLLSRYLQKSGRSDLSKELSLKWQNKVLT; from the exons ATGGATATAGCTGAAAGTAAGATTACACTTGCAGGGAAATCAGGACAAGTCCTAGGAAAAATCTCTTACCTGAACTTTCAAGCAAGAGATGTGCTTCTGAAAAGTGATCTGGATAAAGGAAGTTTGGAAGAGTATGTGCTTGGACTCACCTCTTTAGCAAAAGACCTGAGCAGATCTctcagccagcagctggagaaTGTTACAGAAATTATTCAAGACACCTGCCACTTGCTGAGTGCTCTCCATGATAAACACAAGGAATAGACTGGAAGTCCAG AATACAATGGAGTTATAGATTATCTGCAGAAAGTGAAGGAGGATTTGATAATTAGAATCTTATACCTTCAAGAggcagaaaatgtattttatgcCAAAAGCTGCAGACAAAATGGTGATTGTCAGAACCAGATTGGTGAAATTGCTTCTGGACAAACAGATGTGTGTTGTTTGGAAGGAGAAGCAACAGACTCTGTGCAAGCATCTTCCAGTTCCAGTCAGCAATTCCAAAGAACTCCTTCTTTGAACAAGACAGAAAGTCAAAATGTTAATCAAACCCACACAACTGAAATTAAAACTGTGGGAA TTGCATCCTTAGCTGTAAACAAATCTGCTCAAGAACAGGACACCAGCAGAGAATCTCCAATGAAAAAGGAAGATGGTGAACACCAATTCCTGACTGTCTCttttagagagaaaaaagagtGCAGTGGAAAGGATAAGCTTCATGGAGGTAGCTCTGTTACTGAAAAGCCTCCAGAACTGGCTTTTCAGGATGCTCTTACAAGCAGTGAGGAAGACATTCTGTCTGGGACATTGAAGGACATTTATGACAGAAGCATCACAAATCATTTtgaacaggagaaaaaggaagtaGTCAAGGACAATTTAAAAGGGCTAGAAAGTGAAGACCACAAACTGACAGAGAAAATGGAAGAcagtaaaatggaaaaaaataatgatatttttagaaattacaTAAGTATCTTCACATCTTCAGCACAAACCTATGATCTTCCTGATGTGAATCCTTCTGTGAGTGATTCAGAAGAAGTACAAAAATCTAGATACTGAATGAACAAAGA ATATCTAGTCAAAGGGAgtggaaaaaatccccaggaaaTAGGCTGTTTTATTAAAGCCCCCGCAACTGTTCTGGAGAATCTGAAGTGTAATATACTCAATGACACTAGTTCCTTGGTGGTGGATGATTCGGAGGAGCTGGTCTGCAATGTCATCAGTATTGAATGTTATGATTATGAAAATCTACTTTTCCCTATCAATTTTGCCATCCCATTAGCATCATGCTTCAGAGGAAATTATCAGGAGCTTATGGTGAAGGTGACAGATACCAACTTACAGTCAAACTATGTAactcctatttctttgcaacgATACCAAGGAAACCATAAG GAAAGCTTTGCAGAAGTGAAAATTTatcatct ttttttttctgtgttgtcaTGCTTAAAGAAGGAAACATTTACTGTTCCAAAGGTAGGACTCTTGCAAAAGCTGAATGTGGATTCTAGAATCTCTTTCTGTTACCATCCAGAAGCATTCAGTTCTCCAGCACATATGCAGTTAAAG ATTCAGCCAATTGAGCCATCATTGGTGTCAGCATTGAAAGCAAGACATGATTTGTATCACTTAGTGATATCTACTAGTACACTGGTTCATGTCCAGCATCCTTCAGCCCAACCTTTTAACAGCTCAGTCACTATTACTCTACCCTGTC CTCAACCAGACAAAAAAAGGCAAGGAGATGAGACAGAACATGCAAGAGTCATTAGTGCTACAGTAAAGAGGGTTGCTGCAGCATACCATCCCCG GGCTGTGAGCACTTCTGTGAGAAAAAGTGGGGACAATCTCAGTGATACTTTGAAATTATTAGGTCATGGAATCAAAGAAGAGGGGTGGAAGGTCTTTGATGATGTTATTATCCAGAATGCACAGTACAGGCTTGTATCTTTTGAACTAAATGAGCATTTAGAAAG ATTT CATGAAAAATTGATCCACTGTCCGCGAAGCacaaaaagaattttttctgaTTCATCAG AGGCCCTGTGGGACAAGTTGCTGTTCTGGCTTGCAGAAGAGCTTGCAGAAGATAATACATCATTGTTTGCTTTATATTTACCTGTTCGACGGAGTGTGCTTCAGCTTGTTAGGCTGAAGTGTCCTGATAATTTAACAAACCAGATCTATGagctgctttgctgctggaaAAAGACTCTTCCAAAGTCAGCTGATAAACAGCAGCTCTTGTCTCGCTATTTGCAGAAGAGTGGCAGAAGTGATCTTTCAAAAGAACTTAGTTTAAAGTGGCAAAATAAGGTGCTCACCTGA